From Gossypium raimondii isolate GPD5lz chromosome 11, ASM2569854v1, whole genome shotgun sequence:
GAGGTTGCATCTCACCGTAATTCTTTGAACACAATGGTTTAGGACACGCTTAAGTAGCTTGGATAAAGGATTCtgttttcttcatctttctgCTTGCGTCTCATCTTTCTATTgaataatattgatttttaatttgtctCCTAATCTTAGTTCTACCCTCAGAAGCAGGAGTAGGAGCTGGAGCAGAAGTCGAAGTATAAGCAGGAGCCGGAGTCCAGTTCGTAGCGTTCGGTGGCAATCTGGATTACATGAGAGAACCATAAACAGATCTGGAGTGTCAACTCAATTATGTAAAGATTTTATGGCTGGTAGATGCAGGAGAGGCAGTCAGTGTCACTTTCTTCACCAAGATATTCAAAGTCGTGAGGATGGTTGGGATAATAGACAAAAGAGAGCTGGtgtttcaaaatatattacTCACGATGATTGTAAAGATTACCTTGTTAAGAGTGGAAGGTCTACTGATTGCTGCACTGATTATCTGAAAGGTAACTGCCGCAGGGGTGCATCATGTAGGTTTGCTCATGATGGTGCTACTGATGGCTTCAGTAGAAGAACAACGAATGAGATAAGTAGTGAAAGGGAAAACACCAAGCGGAACAGAATTAGAACTCCAGATCGTGATGGTGAGCGTGAAGCTCGTCGAAGCAGTGATATTCCTTGCAAATTCTTTGCTTCTGGAAATTGTCATAATGGAAAATATTGTAGGTTTTCTCATCATGGTCAGGCACGTGCAAGTCCTGATAGAAGGTCACGTGGTGATAGAGGTGTATGGTGTCCAAGTTCCATTAATGTGGATAGGTTGCAGGATGGTCCAACATTGAGAGATACAGATGCTTCATTCAATGTGAATAAATCTTGGAATGCTCCTGAAAGAAGTTATGCTAATGTGATAAATGAAGCTGAGATACCCTGGACTGGTCCAAAATGGAGTGATCTTGATGCTTCAAATGATGCAAACAACTCATGGACTGGTTCAAAATGGAGTGATGCTGAGGCCTCAAATGATGCGAACAATTCATGGACTGGTTCAAAATGGAGTGATACAGGTGCCTACTTAGGGGCTACAAAGTTCAGCAAGGACACAATTGGAAAAAAGGGTGCCTCTGAACCAAGATTCTCTAATTGGTCCATGGATGAGAAATGGCAGCACAACTATGATGTCAGTGGAAAGAACATTGAGGCTGATGTGCAGTATAAAAAAGTTGATATTGACAAGGATGAACAAACTCCGAGGAAGATAGAAAATTCTGGTGTTAATATTGGCGTATCTGAACCAAAAGGTGCTGAAGAGTCGCTTGGTGATATGGAAATGTCCCCTGAGTGGAATTACAAGATACAGTCTTCTATTAAAAAGGAACTCTCTCATGGTTCAAAACCAGCTCTTGTCGAAACACTTTTACATTCTCAAGAAAGGAATATAACTGAAGCGGCCTCAGATCAGGTACATGATGGGCTTGCAGCTTTGCCAATGTTAACTGAGAAATCTAATGTTCACCAGGACCACCTGATGAGGTGCAGCAGTGGTGTAGCACTGCCATGTGTCAGCAATGCTCTTAACACAACTTCCAATTCACACATTGTTCTAAATTTTTCTATCAACAACACGCCGTTGCCAAGCTTTGACCAGCCTGGGCCAAGTCCTAGTACTTTACCTTGTTCAAACTTAAATGCAGTTGGACAAAGTCAAGTGACAATCCCTTCTAATGAAGTGACTATGGAAGATGCCCAAAACGGCCTGCTGTTTCAAGAGGAGAAAAGAAGCAATGAACTAAATATTGGGGATGCAAATGTATTACATGGTAATTCTGGGTCTAAGTCAACTCAGACTATGGTAAGCAATGAGCAGCTCACCCAACTTACCAATCTTTCAGCCTCTCTAGCTCAGTTGTTTGGACAGGGGCAGCAACTTCCATTACTTCATGCTGCTCTTAATGCCCATAATGGAATGCAGGTGACTTCTATTGCAAACTCTGGAGGTCATATTGAGCCAGATTCCATGCCAAATCTACAGCCAGATCAAGACATTACTTTCCCAAAACAATATGACCCTATATCTGATAGTATTGAGCCTGCCAAGAAGCAGGGCACAGATACAAAGCCTTTGGGGTTTTCAATACAGCCTGTTGCAGAGAAAAATACTGATGGCCAACCTGAACTATCGGCTAATAAGTTGTTACCTTCATCTCTTTTGTGTagtaataatgatgatgattatCATAATGATCTCAGTTCCAGAAGAGAGCCTGATTTTAATAGCCATAAGCCAAATCAGCTGGAGCCTGTTGCAAGTTCCGaggcaaagaagaaaaatgaaggaGTTGAGGAAACCAAGAAAGCTGAAGGGGAGAATGGCCCATCAGAGAGTGGAGATGCTGATGACAAGACTGATGAGGCCAAGAAGAACAAGGATACTAAGGGAATTCGTGCATTTAAATTTGCACTCGTTGAGTTTGTCAAGGATCTCCTCAAACCGACATGGAAGGAAGGTCAAATTGGCAAAGAGGCTTACAAAAACATTGTGAAGAAGGTTGTTGACAAAGTGATTGCTACAGTTCAAGGGACTAATATTCCGCAAACACCTGAAAAAATTGATCAATATCTgtcattttcaaaaccaaagCTTAGCAAACTTGTACAGGTTAGTGCAgctttcttttaaattgaagggtttagagtttttttttttttttttgggggggtggGGGAAGAACATAAGGCCTTTCCATTGTTGTCTTTTCCCTTTTGCGCTGCATTTTATTTCTGTCTTTCATTTGAGCCATCATGTGTCTGTTTTGTGTGATTAGTTATCACTCAATAACTTGCTAATAGCCAGGGACCTTCAATGTGCTTATTGTCAGATAAGTATAAACTCATTGAAAGATTTCCAATGTCCATGGTTGAAGTTGGTAGAAAtgcttttcataatttgattatttcatcTTAAGACTGTTCCATTTTATGCATAACATGCTGTGCTTACAAATTTTTATTCTGTTGCAGGCATATGTCGAAAAGTTTCAGAAGAGCTGAAAGAAATAGGGATGGTTATGTCTTTTTGTGCTATTATTTTTACAGTTATCCAGGCTATTACATCTTTTGTCATTTGTCCCCTTTCTTTATCTAGTTTCAGCACCTCTCAAAAATGCTAATCTTTTCAATtgatatttatgtgttttattcCTTGGAAGTAGGGTTAAGTAGTGACTTTTAACTCTGTAGATATTTTGTTGCTTCTGTTTTAGAAGTTTAACATATGATATTGGCACTTCTGCATGTGTGACCACTTTGTACCAGTTGTGATGATTCAAAATCTAGTGCCTGAAACAGTTTGTTTACTCGTTTTAGCATCGTGCTTGTGTCTAGGCTGGTATGTGCTAAGTTAGATGTTTAGACAATTTTGAAACTTAGCACTTATCTTAATGGTGTTTGGCATTTATAGTTTGTTCCCTGTTGGGATGTGCACGTATTCTCAGTGCTCCACTATTCACTACATATGCGCCATGGAATTTTTCTGCCATTTTTTGCcgtaaaacataaaaaacatagttgtaatttttctaattaacaACAGAAGCTGTCATTGCCCCTGCGTTTATGCAGTGCTTTTCTTGTTCCTTTCCATTCCAAACAAAGTGCAAGGATTCTTTCAACGGTCTCATAGAAGGTTGGAATTGGTTATATCTAAGACAGCGTTCTTGCCAGTAGCGGCTATTGAAATTCGATGGCCAGAACTGCTACCAAATGAGTGAATTAATGCGAATGGGATAAAAGAATTCATACTATTAGAGCAGAGCAAGCACTGTGCGTAactgttatgttttttttttttaacagaaaacgtttctgtgtgtgtgtgtttaatgaatgaaaacaacaaatttCAAGTAATAAGCGGAATAAGATCGCATAGTAGGAAGAAAAAGCCCGCAAATTCAGTAAAAGAAAAGGCTGATTTTGCAGGTTTCGGCCGACTTTTCGCTTTAGGCGCCAAGAATTCTACAAACGGAAGAAAAATTCAACTTCGAACACTTAGA
This genomic window contains:
- the LOC105788088 gene encoding zinc finger CCCH domain-containing protein 38 isoform X1, whose translation is MSGSRKRGSKWNSKEEQQYSLENVRDKAWSAKGSAPFHDRESEHGYFSAEVGRKDKWSVVGVSDMMKSKHGMPSRESLHGSRVGEKDDNNDFVKNWKTATPWDGDETYSMKMSPGLDDWRLKKRHSSPKGDWNGSHSSTLRSRSRSWSRSRSISRSRSPVRSVRWQSGLHERTINRSGVSTQLCKDFMAGRCRRGSQCHFLHQDIQSREDGWDNRQKRAGVSKYITHDDCKDYLVKSGRSTDCCTDYLKGNCRRGASCRFAHDGATDGFSRRTTNEISSERENTKRNRIRTPDRDGEREARRSSDIPCKFFASGNCHNGKYCRFSHHGQARASPDRRSRGDRGVWCPSSINVDRLQDGPTLRDTDASFNVNKSWNAPERSYANVINEAEIPWTGPKWSDLDASNDANNSWTGSKWSDAEASNDANNSWTGSKWSDTGAYLGATKFSKDTIGKKGASEPRFSNWSMDEKWQHNYDVSGKNIEADVQYKKVDIDKDEQTPRKIENSGVNIGVSEPKGAEESLGDMEMSPEWNYKIQSSIKKELSHGSKPALVETLLHSQERNITEAASDQVHDGLAALPMLTEKSNVHQDHLMRCSSGVALPCVSNALNTTSNSHIVLNFSINNTPLPSFDQPGPSPSTLPCSNLNAVGQSQVTIPSNEVTMEDAQNGLLFQEEKRSNELNIGDANVLHGNSGSKSTQTMVSNEQLTQLTNLSASLAQLFGQGQQLPLLHAALNAHNGMQVTSIANSGGHIEPDSMPNLQPDQDITFPKQYDPISDSIEPAKKQGTDTKPLGFSIQPVAEKNTDGQPELSANKLLPSSLLCSNNDDDYHNDLSSRREPDFNSHKPNQLEPVASSEAKKKNEGVEETKKAEGENGPSESGDADDKTDEAKKNKDTKGIRAFKFALVEFVKDLLKPTWKEGQIGKEAYKNIVKKVVDKVIATVQGTNIPQTPEKIDQYLSFSKPKLSKLVQAYVEKFQKS
- the LOC105788088 gene encoding zinc finger CCCH domain-containing protein 38 isoform X4; amino-acid sequence: MSGSRKRGSKWNSKEEQQYSLENVRDKAWSAKGSAPFHDRESEHGYFSAEVGRKDKWSVVGVSDMMKSKHGMPSRESLHGSRVGEKDDNNDFVKNWKTATPWDGDETYSMKMSPGLDDWRLKKRHSSPKGDWNGSHSSTLRSRSRSWSRSRSISRSRSPVRSVRWQSGLHERTINRSGVSTQLCKDFMAGRCRRGSQCHFLHQDIQSREDGWDNRQKRAGVSKYITHDDCKDYLVKSGRSTDCCTDYLKGNCRRGASCRFAHDGATDGFSRRTTNEISSERENTKRNRIRTPDRDGEREARRSSDIPCKFFASGNCHNGKYCRFSHHGQARASPDRRSRGDRGVWCPSSINVDRLQDGPTLRDTDASFNVNKSWNAPERSYANVINEAEIPWTGPKWSDLDASNDANNSWTGSKWSDAEASNDANNSWTGSKWSDTGAYLGATKFSKDTIGKKGASEPRFSNWSMDEKWQHNYDVSGKNIEADVQYKKVDIDKDEQTPRKIENSGVNIGVSEPKGAEESLGDMEMSPEWNYKIQSSIKKELSHGSKPALVETLLHSQERNITEAASDQVHDGLAALPMLTEKSNVHQDHLMRCSSGVALPCVSNALNTTSNSHIVLNFSINNTPLPSFDQPGPSPSTLPCSNLNAVGQSQVTIPSNEVTMEDAQNGLLFQEEKRSNELNIGDANVLHGNSGSKSTQTMVTSIANSGGHIEPDSMPNLQPDQDITFPKQYDPISDSIEPAKKQGTDTKPLGFSIQPVAEKNTDGQPELSANKLLPSSLLCSNNDDDYHNDLSSRREPDFNSHKPNQLEPVASSEAKKKNEGVEETKKAEGENGPSESGDADDKTDEAKKNKDTKGIRAFKFALVEFVKDLLKPTWKEGQIGKEAYKNIVKKVVDKVIATVQGTNIPQTPEKIDQYLSFSKPKLSKLVQAYVEKFQKS
- the LOC105788088 gene encoding zinc finger CCCH domain-containing protein 38 isoform X2; translated protein: MSGSRKRGSKWNSKEEQQYSLENVRDKAWSAKGSAPFHDRESEHGYFSAEVGRKDKWSVVGVSDMMKSKHGMPSRESLHGSRVGEKDDNNDFVKNWKTATPWDGDETYSMKMSPGLDDWRLKKRHSSPKGDWNGSHRSRSRSWSRSRSISRSRSPVRSVRWQSGLHERTINRSGVSTQLCKDFMAGRCRRGSQCHFLHQDIQSREDGWDNRQKRAGVSKYITHDDCKDYLVKSGRSTDCCTDYLKGNCRRGASCRFAHDGATDGFSRRTTNEISSERENTKRNRIRTPDRDGEREARRSSDIPCKFFASGNCHNGKYCRFSHHGQARASPDRRSRGDRGVWCPSSINVDRLQDGPTLRDTDASFNVNKSWNAPERSYANVINEAEIPWTGPKWSDLDASNDANNSWTGSKWSDAEASNDANNSWTGSKWSDTGAYLGATKFSKDTIGKKGASEPRFSNWSMDEKWQHNYDVSGKNIEADVQYKKVDIDKDEQTPRKIENSGVNIGVSEPKGAEESLGDMEMSPEWNYKIQSSIKKELSHGSKPALVETLLHSQERNITEAASDQVHDGLAALPMLTEKSNVHQDHLMRCSSGVALPCVSNALNTTSNSHIVLNFSINNTPLPSFDQPGPSPSTLPCSNLNAVGQSQVTIPSNEVTMEDAQNGLLFQEEKRSNELNIGDANVLHGNSGSKSTQTMVSNEQLTQLTNLSASLAQLFGQGQQLPLLHAALNAHNGMQVTSIANSGGHIEPDSMPNLQPDQDITFPKQYDPISDSIEPAKKQGTDTKPLGFSIQPVAEKNTDGQPELSANKLLPSSLLCSNNDDDYHNDLSSRREPDFNSHKPNQLEPVASSEAKKKNEGVEETKKAEGENGPSESGDADDKTDEAKKNKDTKGIRAFKFALVEFVKDLLKPTWKEGQIGKEAYKNIVKKVVDKVIATVQGTNIPQTPEKIDQYLSFSKPKLSKLVQAYVEKFQKS
- the LOC105788088 gene encoding zinc finger CCCH domain-containing protein 38 isoform X3 is translated as MSGSRKRGSKWNSKEEQQYSLENVRDKAWSAKGSAPFHDRESEHGYFSAEVGRKDKWSVVGVSDMMKSKHGMPSRESLHGSRVGEKDDNNDFVKNWKTATPWDGDETYSMKMSPGLDDWRLKKRHSSPKGDWNGSHRSRSWSRSRSISRSRSPVRSVRWQSGLHERTINRSGVSTQLCKDFMAGRCRRGSQCHFLHQDIQSREDGWDNRQKRAGVSKYITHDDCKDYLVKSGRSTDCCTDYLKGNCRRGASCRFAHDGATDGFSRRTTNEISSERENTKRNRIRTPDRDGEREARRSSDIPCKFFASGNCHNGKYCRFSHHGQARASPDRRSRGDRGVWCPSSINVDRLQDGPTLRDTDASFNVNKSWNAPERSYANVINEAEIPWTGPKWSDLDASNDANNSWTGSKWSDAEASNDANNSWTGSKWSDTGAYLGATKFSKDTIGKKGASEPRFSNWSMDEKWQHNYDVSGKNIEADVQYKKVDIDKDEQTPRKIENSGVNIGVSEPKGAEESLGDMEMSPEWNYKIQSSIKKELSHGSKPALVETLLHSQERNITEAASDQVHDGLAALPMLTEKSNVHQDHLMRCSSGVALPCVSNALNTTSNSHIVLNFSINNTPLPSFDQPGPSPSTLPCSNLNAVGQSQVTIPSNEVTMEDAQNGLLFQEEKRSNELNIGDANVLHGNSGSKSTQTMVSNEQLTQLTNLSASLAQLFGQGQQLPLLHAALNAHNGMQVTSIANSGGHIEPDSMPNLQPDQDITFPKQYDPISDSIEPAKKQGTDTKPLGFSIQPVAEKNTDGQPELSANKLLPSSLLCSNNDDDYHNDLSSRREPDFNSHKPNQLEPVASSEAKKKNEGVEETKKAEGENGPSESGDADDKTDEAKKNKDTKGIRAFKFALVEFVKDLLKPTWKEGQIGKEAYKNIVKKVVDKVIATVQGTNIPQTPEKIDQYLSFSKPKLSKLVQAYVEKFQKS